The Aggregicoccus sp. 17bor-14 genome includes a region encoding these proteins:
- the exoP gene encoding spore coat polysaccharide biosynthesis glycosyltransferase ExoP: protein MRRTDDMDLARRALRGRDLVVFSNDWDGDPLSKTHIMRILARDNRVLWVNSIGYRAPKANAHDAKRIWKKLSSFTQGIREVEPNLFVLAPLAIPAYGSEAIRAANRELLKLQVKRAMKQLKFERPVGWSFLPTSAPVSGTLGEDFLVYHCVDEFSAFSDTNGRHIAELEQVLLKKADLVITSAERLRENKVKVNPRTVLVRHGTDFQHFVKACDPATPIPEDIASLPKPIFGFFGLVADWVDQDALIATAKAHPEGSVVIVGKVAPDVDDSKLRAVPNIHLLGRKRYEELPGYCKAFDVSLMPFTVNELTLNANPLKVREYLAAGLPCVSTDLPEVRKVGLCKIATSTEDFVRKVDECLAEGAGPRRERAERIYSESWDARVEEIRQHVGAAMLKAGKQL from the coding sequence ATGCGCCGCACCGATGACATGGACCTCGCTCGCCGCGCCCTCAGGGGCCGCGACCTGGTGGTGTTCTCCAACGACTGGGACGGGGACCCGCTCTCCAAGACGCACATCATGCGGATCCTCGCGCGCGACAACCGCGTGCTGTGGGTGAACAGCATCGGCTACCGCGCGCCCAAGGCGAACGCCCACGACGCGAAGCGCATCTGGAAGAAGCTCAGCAGCTTCACCCAGGGCATCCGCGAGGTAGAGCCCAACCTCTTCGTGCTCGCGCCGCTCGCCATCCCCGCCTACGGCTCCGAGGCCATCCGCGCCGCGAACCGCGAGCTGCTCAAGCTGCAGGTGAAGCGCGCGATGAAGCAGCTCAAGTTCGAGCGCCCGGTGGGCTGGAGCTTCCTGCCCACCAGCGCGCCCGTCTCCGGCACCCTGGGCGAGGACTTCCTCGTCTACCACTGCGTGGACGAGTTCAGCGCCTTCAGCGACACCAACGGCCGCCACATCGCCGAGCTGGAGCAGGTGCTGCTCAAGAAGGCGGACCTGGTCATCACCTCGGCGGAGCGCCTGCGCGAGAACAAGGTCAAGGTGAACCCGCGCACCGTGCTCGTGCGCCACGGCACCGACTTCCAGCACTTCGTGAAGGCGTGCGACCCGGCCACGCCCATCCCCGAGGACATCGCGAGCCTGCCCAAGCCCATCTTCGGCTTCTTCGGCCTCGTGGCGGACTGGGTGGACCAGGATGCGCTCATCGCCACCGCGAAGGCGCACCCCGAGGGCAGCGTCGTCATCGTGGGCAAGGTGGCCCCGGACGTGGACGACTCGAAGCTGCGCGCCGTGCCCAACATCCACCTGCTCGGCCGCAAGCGCTACGAGGAGCTGCCCGGCTACTGCAAGGCCTTCGACGTGAGCCTGATGCCCTTCACCGTGAACGAGCTCACGCTGAACGCGAACCCGCTCAAGGTGCGCGAGTACCTGGCCGCGGGCCTGCCCTGCGTCTCCACGGACCTGCCCGAGGTGCGCAAGGTGGGGCTGTGCAAGATCGCCACCTCCACCGAGGACTTCGTGCGCAAGGTGGACGAGTGCCTCGCGGAGGGGGCGGGCCCCCGCCGCGAGCGCGCCGAGCGCATCTACTCGGAGAGCTGGGACGCCCGCGTGGAGGAGATCCGCCAGCACGTGGGCGCCGCCATGCTCAAGGCCGGCAAGCAGCTCTAG
- a CDS encoding glycosyltransferase family 4 protein has product MRVLLVGDYPPPHGGVAVHVQQLHRFLRSRGVEAKVLDIGKGGRPDPDVLPVRTLAQYSLRLAGFLRAGWTVHVHTSGNNPKSWVLAATAGIPGPRAPRVITLHSGLLPGYLAASAARRAFARAALAGYDRVIAVSDAVKAALVDAGVPERKVQVEPAFCASQVRPGAATPEVEAARARRTPLIAMAHHPSPVYGRALAFRALRLVAERHPDVGLALFGPGIGTDDFVRDVREARVASHLELLGELAHDQALALISRSDVFLRPTTHDGDAISVREALTLGVACVASDVCTRPAGTITFANNDPAALAAAVERALTGARAQVASPDAGPVLLALYAQLAGLPPPAADHAAAA; this is encoded by the coding sequence ATGCGCGTGCTCCTCGTGGGGGACTACCCCCCGCCTCATGGCGGGGTCGCGGTCCACGTCCAGCAGCTCCATCGATTTCTTCGCAGCCGCGGCGTCGAGGCGAAGGTGCTCGACATCGGGAAGGGTGGCCGGCCGGATCCGGACGTCCTCCCGGTGCGCACGCTCGCCCAGTACTCGCTGCGGCTCGCGGGGTTCTTGCGCGCCGGGTGGACGGTCCACGTCCACACCAGCGGAAACAACCCGAAGTCCTGGGTGCTCGCCGCCACGGCCGGCATCCCGGGCCCGCGCGCTCCGCGCGTCATCACCCTGCACTCGGGGCTCCTGCCGGGCTACCTCGCGGCCTCCGCGGCGCGCCGGGCCTTCGCGCGCGCCGCGCTCGCGGGCTACGACCGGGTCATCGCCGTGTCGGACGCGGTGAAGGCCGCCCTGGTGGACGCCGGCGTCCCCGAGCGCAAGGTGCAGGTGGAGCCAGCCTTCTGCGCCTCGCAGGTGCGCCCCGGCGCCGCCACCCCCGAGGTGGAGGCCGCCCGCGCGCGCCGCACGCCGCTCATCGCCATGGCGCACCACCCCTCGCCGGTGTACGGCCGCGCGCTCGCCTTCCGCGCGCTGCGCCTCGTGGCCGAGCGCCACCCGGACGTGGGGCTCGCGCTCTTCGGCCCGGGCATCGGCACGGACGACTTCGTGCGCGACGTGCGCGAGGCCCGCGTCGCCTCCCACCTCGAGCTGCTCGGCGAGCTCGCCCACGACCAGGCCCTCGCGCTCATCTCCCGCTCGGACGTGTTCCTGCGCCCCACCACGCACGACGGGGACGCCATCTCCGTGCGCGAGGCGCTCACGCTGGGGGTCGCCTGCGTGGCCTCGGACGTGTGCACCCGGCCGGCGGGAACGATCACCTTCGCCAACAATGATCCTGCGGCCCTCGCGGCTGCCGTGGAGCGGGCGCTCACCGGCGCCCGGGCGCAGGTCGCCTCGCCGGACGCCGGGCCCGTGCTGCTCGCGCTCTACGCGCAGCTCGCGGGGCTGCCTCCGCCTGCGGCCGACCACGCCGCCGCAGCCTGA
- a CDS encoding serine O-acetyltransferase gives MGVDAMTLYRAARRLHLKNIPVLPDLLRKAIYYLHSSSIPQDADIGEGTQLGYGGIGVVIHKAARIGRQCLISQQVTIGGRSGLEGAPVIGDYVRIGAGAKILGNITVGDFAVIGANAVVVKDVPPGAVVAGVPARVLRREPDPLASYQRDMGLAPQPPPPTKTPTHIQ, from the coding sequence ATGGGCGTGGACGCGATGACGCTGTACCGGGCCGCACGGCGGCTGCATCTCAAGAACATCCCGGTGCTGCCGGACCTGCTGCGCAAGGCGATCTACTACCTGCACAGCTCCTCCATCCCGCAGGACGCGGACATCGGCGAGGGCACGCAGCTGGGCTACGGAGGCATCGGCGTGGTCATCCACAAGGCGGCCCGCATCGGGCGCCAGTGCCTCATCTCGCAGCAGGTCACCATCGGCGGGCGCTCGGGCCTCGAGGGCGCGCCGGTCATCGGCGACTACGTGCGCATCGGCGCCGGGGCGAAGATCCTCGGCAACATCACGGTGGGGGACTTCGCCGTGATCGGCGCGAACGCGGTGGTGGTGAAGGACGTGCCCCCGGGCGCGGTGGTCGCAGGAGTCCCCGCGCGCGTGCTGCGCCGGGAGCCGGACCCGCTCGCCAGCTACCAGCGGGACATGGGGCTCGCCCCCCAGCCGCCGCCGCCCACCAAGACGCCCACCCACATCCAGTAG
- a CDS encoding lipopolysaccharide biosynthesis protein translates to MKDRTAPASAGGGSFLGKAGPLVLARLFTAGLTLSIPLVLARVLNLSEYGTYYQLFLIATTLYYVLPFGVVQSLYYFLPRAEAKRPFLGQTLLFMTAAGLVGGLGVVAALSPVAAWFSNPALLSFRAPLALYTALLIGAMPLEVSLTSQGRTRESALVYLASDAVRAGVMVVPCLLGFGLHGLMWAVAGFALARYLATWALTLRSSTGPLFSPQLMRAQLAYAAPFGAAMLLSVPQQNAHLYMVAGAVAPALYALYRVGCFQLPVVDLLYTPTSEVLMVRLGELEKEGRLDEAVDAFKEAAGKLAFVFLPFAAFLFAAAPEFIGALFGQKFLPAVPIFRVSVLGVALAVLPMDGVLRARGFTRAIFLSYLTKALVTLPLVYLGVRHFGMSGGIASWALAEVVGKATLLMPLPRALSTPERPLHLRDVIPWRQLGQAGLSAAAAALGVTLLRLFLGHAYLGLPTGFVWRALPLAVAGILFATGYVAVLHATGVRLLALIANVRLRRAA, encoded by the coding sequence GTGAAGGACCGTACAGCCCCCGCGAGTGCCGGAGGCGGAAGCTTCCTCGGCAAGGCGGGGCCCCTGGTGCTCGCCCGGCTCTTCACCGCCGGACTGACCCTCTCCATCCCCCTGGTGCTCGCGCGGGTGCTGAACCTGAGCGAGTACGGCACGTACTACCAGCTCTTCCTCATCGCCACGACGCTCTACTACGTGCTGCCCTTCGGGGTGGTGCAGAGCCTCTACTACTTCCTGCCGCGCGCGGAGGCGAAGCGCCCCTTCCTCGGGCAGACGCTGCTCTTCATGACCGCCGCGGGGCTCGTGGGCGGGCTCGGGGTGGTGGCGGCGCTCTCGCCCGTGGCCGCGTGGTTCTCCAACCCCGCGCTGCTCAGCTTCCGCGCGCCGCTCGCGCTCTACACCGCGCTGCTCATCGGGGCGATGCCGCTGGAGGTGAGCCTCACCAGCCAGGGCCGCACGCGCGAGAGCGCGCTCGTGTACCTGGCCTCGGACGCGGTGCGCGCCGGCGTGATGGTGGTGCCCTGTCTGCTGGGCTTCGGGCTGCACGGGCTGATGTGGGCGGTGGCGGGCTTCGCGCTCGCGCGCTACCTGGCCACCTGGGCGCTCACCCTGCGCAGCAGCACCGGGCCGCTGTTCAGCCCGCAGCTGATGCGCGCGCAGCTCGCGTACGCGGCCCCCTTCGGCGCGGCGATGCTGCTCAGCGTGCCGCAGCAGAACGCGCACCTGTACATGGTGGCCGGCGCCGTGGCCCCGGCGCTCTACGCGCTCTACCGCGTGGGCTGCTTCCAGCTGCCGGTGGTGGACCTGCTCTACACCCCCACCAGCGAGGTGCTGATGGTGCGCCTCGGCGAGCTGGAGAAGGAGGGGAGGCTCGACGAGGCAGTGGACGCCTTCAAGGAGGCCGCGGGCAAGCTCGCCTTCGTGTTCCTGCCCTTCGCCGCCTTCCTCTTCGCCGCCGCGCCCGAGTTCATCGGGGCGCTGTTCGGCCAGAAGTTCCTGCCCGCGGTGCCCATCTTCCGCGTCAGCGTGCTGGGCGTGGCGCTCGCGGTGCTGCCCATGGACGGCGTGCTGCGCGCGCGCGGCTTCACCCGCGCCATCTTCCTCTCGTACCTGACCAAGGCGCTCGTCACGCTGCCGCTCGTGTACCTGGGCGTGCGCCACTTCGGGATGTCCGGCGGCATCGCCTCGTGGGCGCTCGCGGAGGTGGTGGGCAAGGCCACGCTGCTGATGCCCCTGCCGCGCGCGCTCTCCACGCCGGAGCGCCCGCTGCACCTGCGCGACGTCATCCCCTGGCGGCAGCTGGGCCAGGCGGGGCTCTCGGCCGCCGCCGCCGCGCTGGGCGTCACGCTGCTGCGGCTCTTCCTGGGGCACGCGTACCTCGGCCTGCCCACGGGCTTCGTGTGGCGCGCGCTGCCGCTCGCGGTGGCCGGCATCCTGTTCGCCACGGGCTACGTCGCCGTCCTGCACGCGACAGGCGTGCGGCTGCTCGCGCTGATCGCGAACGTGAGGCTGCGCCGCGCAGCGTGA
- a CDS encoding polysaccharide deacetylase family protein: MAKWRRSQSGGRRILIVSYHRVVSDFTGELQRSIPGLLISQETFQKHLEEAAAAGYDFASIGDAVDVMAGRRTAKKDLCVVTFDDGYRDVYRYAYPVLKKLGVPAITYLPTAFIGTDRRFNHDRLFHLVRKMQERKNRPFFDTLPAAAAELLQPILSGHKSASATLDDFIEVHPGSTLTEVIDALEQQLGGDPDLTPEQGDIMNWDEVRRMHRDGFEFGAHTLGHTVLTLESTESVEREIGESKRTIERELGCRVQDFAYCNGWYSDEIIRVLQAQGFRSAVTTEDVPNRIGGDPFALKRKVLWENFSLGMLGDYSPSLTTCQLDDCFGVLGMSSPVLGKRPHQARGLSASLAAQTLRAAAAANNLPKENP; this comes from the coding sequence ATGGCGAAGTGGCGCCGCAGCCAGTCCGGCGGGCGGCGCATCCTCATCGTCAGCTACCACCGCGTGGTGAGCGACTTCACCGGCGAGCTGCAGCGCTCCATCCCCGGGCTGCTCATCTCCCAGGAGACCTTCCAGAAGCACCTCGAGGAGGCGGCGGCCGCCGGCTACGACTTCGCCAGCATCGGGGACGCGGTGGACGTGATGGCGGGCCGGCGCACGGCGAAGAAGGACCTGTGCGTGGTGACCTTCGACGACGGCTACCGGGACGTGTACCGCTACGCCTACCCGGTGCTGAAGAAGCTGGGCGTGCCGGCCATCACCTATCTGCCCACGGCGTTCATCGGCACGGATCGCCGCTTCAACCACGACCGGCTCTTCCACCTCGTGCGCAAGATGCAGGAGCGCAAGAACCGGCCCTTCTTCGACACGCTGCCCGCCGCGGCCGCCGAGCTCCTGCAGCCCATCCTCTCCGGGCACAAGAGCGCGAGCGCCACGCTGGACGACTTCATCGAGGTGCACCCCGGCTCCACGCTCACCGAGGTCATCGACGCGCTCGAGCAGCAGCTGGGCGGCGACCCGGACCTCACCCCCGAGCAGGGCGACATCATGAACTGGGACGAGGTGCGCCGCATGCACCGCGACGGCTTCGAGTTCGGCGCCCACACGCTGGGCCACACCGTGCTCACGCTGGAGAGCACCGAGTCCGTGGAGCGGGAGATCGGCGAGAGCAAGCGCACCATCGAGCGCGAGCTGGGCTGCCGCGTGCAGGACTTCGCCTACTGCAACGGCTGGTACTCGGACGAGATCATCCGCGTGCTGCAGGCGCAGGGCTTCCGCTCCGCCGTCACCACCGAGGACGTGCCCAACCGCATCGGCGGGGACCCCTTCGCCCTCAAGCGCAAGGTGCTCTGGGAGAACTTCAGCCTCGGCATGCTCGGCGACTACTCGCCGAGCCTCACTACCTGCCAGCTCGACGACTGCTTCGGCGTGCTCGGCATGAGCAGCCCGGTGCTCGGCAAGCGCCCGCACCAGGCGCGCGGCCTGAGCGCCTCTCTCGCGGCGCAGACGCTGCGCGCCGCGGCCGCCGCCAACAACCTGCCCAAGGAGAACCCGTGA
- the ccmA gene encoding heme ABC exporter ATP-binding protein CcmA, whose product MPPPPSPDAVPALALHDVSKRYGRRWALARLSYALPAGRSLLLTGHNGSGKTTLLRLVATALSPTAGRVEVLGKDSVGARDEVRREVALLSHASFLYEDLTAEQNLTVFARLLGLPSPRDAAQGLLTRVGLTQRSDSPVRQFSAGMRKRLAIARLLMKRPSLALLDEPFGELDPAGIAAMEEIIGQLKQEGVTVVLATHLVEQGLALCEERLHLQDGRAVAA is encoded by the coding sequence ATGCCCCCTCCCCCTTCCCCTGACGCTGTGCCGGCGCTCGCGCTGCACGACGTGAGCAAGCGCTACGGGCGCCGCTGGGCGCTCGCGCGGCTCAGCTATGCGCTGCCCGCGGGGCGCTCGCTGCTGCTCACCGGGCACAACGGCTCGGGGAAGACGACGCTGCTGCGCCTGGTGGCCACGGCGCTCAGCCCCACGGCGGGCCGGGTGGAGGTGCTGGGCAAGGACAGCGTGGGCGCGCGGGACGAGGTGCGGCGCGAGGTGGCGCTCTTGAGCCACGCGAGCTTCCTGTACGAGGACCTCACCGCGGAGCAGAACCTCACGGTGTTCGCGCGGCTGCTGGGCCTGCCCTCCCCGCGAGACGCCGCGCAGGGGCTGCTCACCCGGGTGGGGCTCACCCAGCGCTCGGACAGCCCGGTGCGCCAGTTCTCCGCGGGCATGCGCAAGCGGCTCGCCATCGCGCGGCTCCTGATGAAGCGGCCCTCGCTCGCGCTCCTGGACGAGCCCTTCGGGGAGCTGGACCCCGCGGGCATCGCGGCGATGGAGGAGATCATCGGGCAGCTGAAGCAGGAGGGGGTCACGGTGGTGCTCGCCACGCACCTGGTGGAGCAGGGCCTCGCGCTGTGCGAGGAGCGGCTGCACCTGCAGGACGGCCGGGCGGTGGCCGCGTGA
- a CDS encoding heme exporter protein CcmB, whose protein sequence is MSAPRQGVGLARTTLALLGKDLLIEWRTRARLNALVFFSLATLLLFSFALGPDTRLLERNAGGYLWLAILFASVLALGESFRVEQENACLDGLRLTPADARAIFLSKALGNGLLLVVLGVLLVPVMAALYGVKITLGLLPLGLTLLLGCMGLSAPGTVYASIASNARARDVLLPLLLFPLIIPALLAAAKATNLVLQGDPMNQLSSWLKLLAGFNLIYWSLGFVLFPRVIED, encoded by the coding sequence GTGAGCGCGCCGCGCCAGGGAGTGGGGCTCGCGCGCACGACGCTCGCGCTGCTGGGCAAGGACCTGCTCATCGAGTGGCGCACCCGCGCGCGGCTCAACGCGCTGGTGTTCTTCTCGCTCGCCACGCTGCTGCTCTTCTCGTTCGCGCTGGGGCCGGACACGCGCCTGCTGGAGCGCAACGCGGGCGGCTACCTCTGGCTCGCCATCCTCTTCGCCAGCGTGCTCGCGCTGGGCGAGAGCTTCCGGGTGGAGCAGGAGAACGCCTGCCTGGATGGCCTGCGGCTCACCCCGGCGGACGCGCGCGCCATCTTCCTGTCCAAGGCGCTGGGCAACGGGCTGCTGCTCGTGGTGCTCGGGGTGCTGCTGGTGCCGGTGATGGCGGCGCTCTACGGAGTGAAGATCACGCTCGGGCTGTTGCCCCTGGGTCTCACCCTTCTGCTCGGCTGTATGGGGCTCAGCGCGCCGGGCACCGTGTACGCCTCCATCGCGAGCAACGCCCGCGCGCGGGACGTGCTCCTGCCGCTGTTACTCTTCCCCCTGATCATCCCGGCGCTCCTCGCCGCCGCCAAGGCCACCAACCTGGTCCTCCAGGGTGACCCGATGAATCAGCTGAGCTCATGGCTCAAGCTTCTGGCGGGCTTCAATCTGATATACTGGAGCCTGGGCTTCGTGCTGTTCCCCCGGGTGATCGAGGACTAG
- the ccsA gene encoding cytochrome c biogenesis protein CcsA, whose product MGKSKTVWVLGALAAVLLVVGHYLGLAWAPPDREMGDVQRIMYVHVPLQWMACLLLTLNFGCALAYLFKASWRTDALAEASAEVGLVCATLGLVTGSIWGKPTWGVYWSWDPRLTAEAIMIVTYTGYLALRRFVEDPERRAVWSAVVGIIGFVNLPIVWFSVRWWRSLHQVQSSPRTVDPQMVLPLRVNAFGFLALVCAFVLIRYWIALREREAEVALPDALPSAPHPREVA is encoded by the coding sequence ATGGGCAAATCCAAGACCGTCTGGGTGCTGGGGGCACTGGCCGCAGTGCTGCTGGTGGTGGGCCACTACCTCGGGCTCGCGTGGGCGCCGCCCGACCGCGAGATGGGCGACGTGCAGCGCATCATGTACGTGCACGTGCCGCTGCAGTGGATGGCCTGCCTGCTGCTCACGCTGAACTTCGGCTGCGCGCTCGCCTACCTCTTCAAGGCGAGCTGGCGCACGGACGCGCTCGCGGAGGCCTCGGCCGAGGTGGGCCTGGTGTGCGCGACGCTGGGCCTCGTCACCGGCTCCATCTGGGGCAAGCCCACGTGGGGGGTGTACTGGTCGTGGGATCCGCGGCTCACCGCGGAGGCGATCATGATCGTCACCTACACGGGCTACCTCGCGCTGCGCCGCTTCGTGGAGGACCCGGAGCGGCGCGCGGTGTGGAGCGCGGTGGTGGGGATCATCGGCTTCGTGAACCTGCCCATCGTCTGGTTCAGCGTGCGCTGGTGGCGCAGCCTGCACCAGGTGCAGAGCAGCCCGCGCACCGTGGACCCGCAGATGGTGCTGCCCCTGCGGGTGAACGCCTTCGGCTTCCTCGCGCTGGTGTGCGCGTTCGTCCTCATCCGCTACTGGATTGCCCTGCGCGAGCGCGAGGCCGAGGTGGCCCTGCCAGACGCGCTGCCCAGCGCGCCGCACCCCCGGGAGGTCGCATGA
- a CDS encoding cytochrome c maturation protein CcmE: MKPTTRNRLLALGALLVAAAGLAFVSLGKIGDNLVYYWSPSEMLAKGEDAYGATVRLGGLVQPGSIHWDETHTSLTFRVAQGLEPSAASVLVRSTEVPPQMFRERIGVVVEGTYDASHVFSSNRLMVNHSNEYRAPKNSDDVKKLYQTLEPEKTASNGAPGEGISGGPGGKP, encoded by the coding sequence ATGAAGCCCACCACCCGCAACCGCCTCCTCGCGCTCGGCGCGCTGCTCGTCGCCGCGGCGGGGCTCGCCTTCGTGTCGCTGGGGAAGATTGGCGACAACCTCGTCTACTACTGGAGCCCCTCGGAGATGCTCGCCAAGGGCGAGGACGCGTACGGGGCCACGGTGCGTCTGGGCGGCCTCGTGCAGCCGGGCAGCATCCACTGGGACGAGACCCACACCTCGCTCACCTTCCGCGTGGCGCAGGGGCTCGAGCCGAGCGCCGCGAGCGTGCTGGTACGCAGCACGGAGGTGCCGCCGCAGATGTTCCGCGAGCGCATCGGCGTGGTGGTGGAGGGCACCTATGACGCCTCGCACGTCTTCAGCTCCAACCGGCTGATGGTGAACCACTCCAACGAGTACCGGGCGCCCAAGAACAGCGACGACGTGAAGAAGCTGTACCAGACGCTGGAGCCGGAGAAGACCGCGTCCAATGGCGCCCCCGGCGAGGGCATCAGCGGCGGTCCGGGGGGCAAGCCTTGA
- a CDS encoding heme lyase CcmF/NrfE family subunit, translated as MNGLVGYGLILAGLAFATFGAIVGLTAGMRRSTGSLRWVRACVWGFFLCMAGSNLTMVHALVTHDFSVRYVAQVGSRATPLLYTVVSLWSALEGSILFWGLIMGSYVLAFMLASRREEPRHLTLALGTMLGVGIFFAFLIAGPANPWSAVSPVPPDGPGPNALLQNHFLMVIHPPMLYLGYVGMTVPFGVAVAALLGGELRESWMAPLRRWTLIAWTFLSVGIILGSWWAYAVLGWGGYWAWDPVENASFLPWLTATAFIHSTMVQERKRMLKLWTISLALASFVLTILGTFMTRSGIFNSVHSFTQSEIGPTFLVFIAFLLVVCIALLAARGHLLVAEGYVKSLASREASILVNNLVFVAITFTVLIGTLYPLISEAVRGVRVSVGEPYFNKMAVPGGIAVLFLMGVGPMLPWGSSDPATVRRQFVVPSLVGLAVTAACYAAGLRGFYPLLTFGLAGFVTLVTLRELALPVRVRMRERKEGLVGALFGSATKARRRFGGYIVHLAIVLIIVAVAASSSYVTHATATVREGQSFAIGGYSVKYLGLTSGREPRRTFVATKLEVTTPGGKVEPLAPRMNYYERMTDPVGSPAVRDHPGEDLYVSLLAFSEGGATASFNAWVFPLVSWIWWSIPLLVLGSLISLWPSRRARTSAAGSAGAQVASVPSASAERGAA; from the coding sequence TTGAACGGGCTGGTGGGCTACGGCCTCATCCTCGCGGGGCTCGCGTTCGCGACCTTCGGCGCGATCGTGGGGCTCACGGCCGGCATGCGCCGCAGCACGGGCAGCCTGCGCTGGGTGCGCGCCTGCGTGTGGGGCTTCTTCCTGTGCATGGCGGGCAGCAACCTGACCATGGTGCACGCGCTCGTCACCCACGACTTCAGCGTGCGCTACGTGGCGCAGGTGGGCAGCCGGGCCACGCCCCTGCTCTACACGGTGGTGAGCCTGTGGAGCGCGCTCGAGGGCTCCATCCTCTTCTGGGGCCTCATCATGGGCAGCTACGTGCTCGCCTTCATGCTGGCGAGCCGCCGCGAGGAGCCGCGCCACCTCACGCTCGCGCTGGGCACCATGCTCGGGGTGGGCATCTTCTTCGCCTTCCTCATCGCGGGGCCGGCGAACCCGTGGAGCGCGGTGAGCCCGGTCCCGCCGGACGGGCCGGGCCCCAACGCGCTGCTGCAGAACCACTTCCTCATGGTGATCCACCCGCCGATGCTCTACCTCGGCTACGTGGGCATGACCGTGCCCTTCGGGGTCGCCGTGGCAGCGCTGCTGGGAGGCGAGCTGCGCGAGAGCTGGATGGCCCCCCTGCGGCGCTGGACGCTCATCGCGTGGACCTTCCTGTCCGTGGGCATCATCCTGGGCAGCTGGTGGGCGTACGCGGTGCTGGGCTGGGGCGGCTACTGGGCGTGGGATCCGGTGGAGAACGCGAGCTTCCTGCCGTGGCTCACGGCGACCGCGTTCATCCACTCGACGATGGTGCAGGAGCGCAAGCGCATGCTGAAGCTCTGGACCATCAGCCTCGCGCTGGCGAGCTTCGTGCTCACCATCCTGGGCACCTTCATGACCCGCTCGGGCATCTTCAACTCGGTGCACTCCTTCACCCAGTCGGAGATCGGCCCCACCTTCCTGGTGTTCATCGCCTTCCTGCTGGTGGTGTGCATCGCGCTGCTCGCGGCGCGCGGACACCTGCTCGTGGCCGAGGGCTACGTGAAGAGCCTCGCGAGCCGCGAGGCCAGCATCCTGGTGAACAACCTGGTGTTCGTGGCCATCACCTTCACGGTGCTCATCGGCACGCTCTACCCGCTCATCAGCGAGGCGGTGCGCGGCGTGCGCGTGAGCGTGGGCGAGCCCTACTTCAACAAGATGGCGGTGCCCGGCGGCATCGCGGTGCTCTTCCTGATGGGCGTGGGGCCCATGCTCCCCTGGGGGAGCTCGGACCCGGCCACGGTGCGCCGGCAGTTCGTGGTGCCCTCGCTGGTGGGGCTCGCGGTGACGGCGGCCTGCTACGCGGCGGGGCTGCGCGGCTTCTACCCGCTGCTCACCTTCGGCCTCGCGGGCTTCGTCACCCTCGTCACCCTGCGTGAGCTTGCCCTGCCCGTCCGGGTGCGGATGCGCGAGCGCAAGGAGGGGCTGGTGGGGGCGCTCTTCGGCAGCGCCACCAAGGCGCGCCGCCGCTTCGGCGGGTACATCGTGCACCTGGCCATCGTGCTCATCATCGTGGCCGTCGCCGCGAGCAGCTCGTACGTGACCCACGCCACGGCCACCGTGCGCGAGGGGCAGAGCTTCGCCATCGGCGGCTACAGCGTGAAGTACCTGGGGCTCACCAGCGGCCGGGAGCCGCGGCGCACCTTCGTGGCCACGAAGCTCGAGGTGACCACGCCGGGCGGCAAGGTGGAGCCGCTCGCGCCGCGGATGAACTACTACGAGCGGATGACCGACCCGGTGGGCAGCCCCGCCGTGCGCGACCACCCGGGCGAGGACCTCTACGTGTCGCTGCTCGCCTTCAGCGAGGGCGGCGCCACGGCGAGCTTCAACGCGTGGGTGTTCCCGCTGGTGAGCTGGATCTGGTGGAGCATCCCGCTGCTGGTGCTCGGCTCGCTCATCTCGCTGTGGCCCTCGCGCCGGGCGCGCACGAGCGCGGCCGGGAGCGCCGGTGCCCAGGTCGCCTCCGTGCCTTCGGCCTCGGCCGAGCGGGGGGCCGCATGA
- a CDS encoding redoxin domain-containing protein → MRWKLPVGLAVVSVALLVVLWKGFGRDPHEVPFMMQGKPAPAFTLKALNTGETVSLAALKGQPVVLNFWASWCGPCEGEHPVLEWGARKLGQDARFLGVIFEDTDDNARAFLRRHGESFTQLVDPRSQMAVDYGVAGVPETYFIDADGIIRGKHVGPIDPDTLEAAVRALREPAAAPAR, encoded by the coding sequence ATGAGGTGGAAGCTGCCCGTGGGGCTCGCCGTCGTGAGCGTGGCGCTGCTCGTGGTGCTGTGGAAGGGCTTCGGGCGCGACCCGCACGAGGTGCCCTTCATGATGCAGGGCAAGCCCGCTCCCGCCTTCACCCTCAAGGCGCTGAATACCGGTGAGACGGTGAGCCTCGCCGCCCTCAAGGGCCAGCCGGTGGTGCTCAACTTCTGGGCGTCCTGGTGCGGGCCCTGCGAGGGCGAGCACCCGGTGCTCGAGTGGGGCGCGCGCAAGCTGGGCCAGGACGCGCGCTTCCTCGGCGTCATCTTCGAGGACACGGACGACAACGCCCGCGCCTTCCTGCGCCGCCACGGCGAGAGCTTCACCCAGCTCGTGGACCCCCGCTCGCAGATGGCGGTGGACTACGGGGTCGCGGGCGTGCCCGAGACCTACTTCATCGACGCGGATGGCATCATCCGCGGCAAGCACGTGGGGCCCATCGATCCGGACACCCTGGAGGCCGCCGTGAGGGCGCTGCGCGAGCCTGCAGCCGCTCCGGCGCGCTGA